A window of the Arachis duranensis cultivar V14167 chromosome 5, aradu.V14167.gnm2.J7QH, whole genome shotgun sequence genome harbors these coding sequences:
- the LOC107487165 gene encoding uncharacterized protein LOC107487165, with protein MGKEGDLWDDSALINAFDHAISTFKKMHKNKNNSKDESAGAEAEAEDEAETVMGATAEENGSSGDFRNLDTARDVDEKSNIPAADTPDLGETGSVPKLGDDCHAEPQVGHTCQDSTRGQGIQSEHDAYAYAQGVEEYNQLVVQYNELEEKRLKIWEQLNQYSAWNYKYDATATSSGVPYSNVQDYSMSPYQVSDPNVVCTCCPCFSQCSMASCTSAPGCSLDESGVGKPCNSHYVEMDHKMPFPCEDGKIHKIAMGAAEQALSSIRTTISGDSNVNEEKERTISEPKQTSGSGTDLTALLNAWYSAGFYTGKYLAEQSMANRK; from the exons ATGGGTAAAGAAGGAGACTTGTGGGATGATTCTGCTCTCATCAATGCCTTCGACCACGCCATTTCTACTTTCAAG AAAATgcacaagaacaagaacaatagCAAGGATGAATCAGCTGGAGCTGAGGCTGAGGCTGAGGATGAGGCTGAGACAGTGATGGGCGCCACCGCTGAAGAAAATGGTTCTAGTGGCGACTTTCGAAATCTTGACACTGCAAG GGATGTTGATGAGAAGAGCAATATTCCAGCTGCTGATACACCTGATTTAGGTGAGACTGGTTCTGTGCCGAAGTTGGGAGATGATTGTCATGCTGAGCCGCAGGTAGGACATACTTGTCAGGATTCAACAAGGGGCCAAGGCATCCAAAGTGAGCATGATGCTTATGCATATGCACAAGGTGTGGAGGAATATAATCAGTTAGTTGTTCAGTATAATGAACTTGAGGAGAAAAGGCTGAAGATTTGGGAGCAACTTAATCAGTATAGTGCTTGGAATTACAAATATGATGCTACTGCTACTAGTTCTGGTGTACCATATTCCAATGTGCAGGATTATTCAATGTCTCCTTACCAAGTTTCTGATCCAAATGTTGTTTGCACGTGTTGCCCGTGTTTTAGTCAATGTTCAATGGCTTCTTGCACATCTGCTCCCGGTTGTTCTCTAGATGAATCAGGTGTTGGTAAACCTTGTAACAGTCATTATGTGGAAATGGATCATAAAATGCCATTTCCATGTGAGGATGGTAAAATCCACAAAATAGCAATGGGAGCAGCAGAGCAGGCACTGTCGTCCATTAGAACAACCATTTCTGGTGATTCTAATGTGAATGAAG AGAAAGAGAGAACAATTTCTGAACCCAAACAAACTAGTGGCTCAGGAACAGATCTTACTGCTCTTTTGAATGCTTGGTATTCTGCGGGCTTCTATACTGGAAA GTATCTTGCTGAACAATCCATGGCTAATAGAAAATAG
- the LOC107487164 gene encoding uncharacterized protein At1g32220, chloroplastic has protein sequence MASFLTLPAISSRPIIPSAFYLKRPVFQSPPTLHFKQNRFSVSSSSAETGYRADSRSNTIDVVAEIKSERIVVLGGSGFVGSAICKAAVSKGIEVISLSRSGRPTYPDAWVDQVTWIAGDVFYVNWDEVLVGATAVVSTLGGFGSEEQMKRINGEANVVAVNAAKEYGIPKFILISVHDYNLPSFLLSSGYFTGKRKAESEVLSKYPSSGIVLRPGFIYGKRRVDGFEIPLDLVGVPAERILKATENFIKPLSSLPASDLFLTPPVSVDDVAFAVINGVLDDDFFGIFTIDQIKEAAEKVRA, from the exons ATGGCGTCTTTTCTCACTCTACCAGCTATTTCCTCACGACCCATAATTCCCAGTGCCTTCTATCTCAAGAGACCCGTCTTTCAATCCCCACCCACTTTGCATTTCAAACAAAACCG GTTTTCTGTTAGCAGCAGTTCTGCAGAAACAGGTTACAGGGCCGATTCCAGATCTAACACTATAGATGTTGTGGCTGAGATTAAAAGCGAAAGG ATTGTAGTCTTGGGAGGGAGTGGTTTTGTTGGTTCTGCCATATGCAAGGCAGCAGTATCCAAGGGCATAGAAGTCATAAGCCTAAGCAG ATCAGGACGTCCTACTTATCCAGATGCATGGGTAGATCAAGTTACTTGGATTGCAG GTGATGTTTTTTATGTGAATTGGGATGAAGTATTAGTTGGAGCAACTGCGGTTGTTTCAACACTTGGTGGGTTTGGTAGCGAAGAACAGATGAAAAGGATTAACGGCGAGGCTAATGTCGTGGCTGTGAATGCTGCAAAGGAATATG GAATTCCGAAATTCATCTTGATCTCAGTTCATGATTACAACTTACCGTCATTCTTACTTTCATCGGGGTACTTCACAGGAAAAAGGAAAGCGGAATCTGAGGTTCTCTCTAAATACCCGAGTTCAG GTATTGTATTGAGACCTGGATTCATATATGGGAAAAGGAGAGTGGATGGTTTTGAGATCCCTTTGGATTTAGTTGGGGTACCAGCTGAGAGAATTCTAAAAGCAACAGAGAACTTCATCAAACCATTAAGCTCTCTCCCTGCATCTGATTTGTTCTTAACCCCACCTGTTAGTGTTGATGATGTTGCATTTGCAGTTATCAATGGTGTCTTAGACGATGATTTCTTTGGCATTTTCACCATTGACCAGATCAAAGAAGCTGCTGAAAAAGTGAGGGCATGA
- the LOC107487163 gene encoding glycerol-3-phosphate acyltransferase, chloroplastic (The sequence of the model RefSeq protein was modified relative to this genomic sequence to represent the inferred CDS: added 98 bases not found in genome assembly), producing the protein MNGSLAQRAAQGVFTIFSNASSSHSQSPFPAFFVPRVSSFSSKPPPPPSSSSSSVYYTSCSCYCASSLYSFKPKIKAQDYLASPPKMAAVSTRTFLNARSEQELLSGIKKEAQSGNLPAHVAAGMEEVYKNYKSAVVKSGNPKADEIVLSNMSAFLDRIALDVSDPFVFEPHHKAKREPFDYYTFGQNYIRPLIDFKNSYVGNMPLFTEMEERLKKGHNIILMSNHQTEADPAVIALLIEKKAPHLAENMIYVAGDRVVTDPLCKPFSIGRNLICVYSKKHMLDDPSQIEMKKKANTRSLKEMAVLLRGGSQLIWIAPSGGRDRTDPKTGEFVPAPFDPASVDNMRRLVENSGPPGHIYPMALLCYDIMPPPATVEKKIGEKRIISFHGTALSVTPPISFSGGKPEQAKDDYTKVLYDSVTEQYTVLKAAVHGKKGLQASTPKVSLSQPWN; encoded by the exons ATGAACGGGTCTCTCGCTCAGCGTGCGGCACAGGGCGTGTTTACCATATTCAGCAatgcttcttcttctcattctcAGTCTCCGTTTCCCGCATTCTTCGTTCCTAGggtttcttccttctcttcaaagcctcctcctcctccttcctcttcttcttcatccgtTTACTATACTTCCTGTTCTTGCTATTGCGCCTCTTCTCTCTACTCTTTCAAGCCTAAGATTAAGGCACAAGACTATCTTGCCTCTCCTCCCAAAATGGCAGCTGTCTCTACCCGCACTTTCCTCAACGCTCGCTCTGAACAAG AGCTTCTTTCTGGAATCAAGAAGGAAGCACAATCAGGAAATCTGCCTGCTCATGTTGCTGCAGGCATGGAAGAAGTGTACAAAAACTATAAAAGTGCA GTAGTCAAAAGTGGAAATCCCAAGGCAGACGAGATTGTTTTGTCAAATATGTCTGCTTTTCTAGATCGCATAGCTTTGGATGTGTCG AAATTCTTATGTTGGCAACATGCCCCTTTTCACTGAAATGGAAGAAAGACTTAAGAAG GGACACAATATCATCTTGATGTCAAATCACCAGACTGAAGCAGATCCTGCTGTTATTGCACTGCTAATTGAAAAAAAGGCCCCACATCTTGCTGAAAACatg ATCTATGTAGCAGGAGATAGAGTTGTTACTGATCCTTTGTGCAAGCCCTTCAGTATTGGCAG GAATCTGATTTGTGTATACTCTAAAAAGCACATGCTTGACGACCCCTCACAAATagagatgaaaaaaaaagcaaatacaCGGAGTTTGAAGGAGATGGCTGTGCTTTTAAG GGGTGGATCTCAGCTAATCTGGATTGCCCCAAGTGGTGGTAGGGATCGAACAGATCCAAAAACTGGAGAATTTGTACCA GCACCCTTTGATCCTGCTTCAGTAGACAATATGCGAAGACTTGTTGAGAATTCTGGTCCACCAGGTCATATATATCCTATGGCATTACTGTGCTATGATATAATGCCCCCTCCAGCAACG GTGGAAAAAAAGATTGGGGAGAAAAGAATTATATCTTTTCATGGGACTGCCTTATCTGTGACTCCACCAATAAGCTTTTCTGGTGGAAAACCTGAACAg GCCAAGGATGACTATACAAAAGTTCTGTATGATTCCGTGACTGAGCAATATACTGTGCTGAAAGCTGCGGTACATGGCAAAAAAGGGTTACAAGCGTCAACTCCTAAAGTCTCGTTGTCACAGCCGTGGAACTAG
- the LOC107487016 gene encoding uncharacterized protein LOC107487016 codes for MVLLKRFFDLVHVTDTCATTLKKELISILSHYNLQVENIRGQGYDGASNMRGEWNGLQALFLKDSPQAYYVHCFAHRLQLALVAASREVLQIHEFFTQLNTIVTIVSASSKRHDQLQEAQAIENANLVAQNELETGKGANQISTLQRVRDTRWSSHFNSICSLVKMFTATNIVLNNIIEDGTTYAQRGEAYGVSKILLSFEFVFTLHLMKEIMGITNVLCQAQQQQSQDILNAMYIVSTSKLLLQQLRDGGWYNFLANVKDFCEKHEIEVPNMSAQYVFGRGRSRQRSVTVEHHYRINVFLATIDSQIQELNSRFNEQTIELLTLSCALDPKDNFKSFNIEEINKLAEKFYPLDFPSNELNILKSQL; via the coding sequence ATGGTTTTGTTAAAGAGATTTTTTGATCTTGTGCATGTCACTGATACTTGTGCAACAACTTTAAAGAAAGAATTGATTTCTATCCTTTCTCATTATAATCTCCAAGTTGAAAATATTAGGGGTCAAGGGTATGATGGTGCTAGCAACATGCGGGGTGAGTGGAATGGTTTGCAAGCTTTGTTTCTTAAAGATTCTCCACAAGCATACTATGTGCATTGTTTTGCTCATAGGTTACAATTAGCATTAGTGGCAGCTTCAAGAGAGGTACTtcaaattcatgaattttttACTCAATTAAACACTATTGTCACTATTGTTAGTGCTTCTTCAAAAAGACATGATCAATTACAAGAAGCTCAAGCAATTGAAAATGCAAACTTGGTTGCTCAAAATGAATTAGAAACAGGCAAAGGTGCGAATCAAATAAGCACTTTACAAAGAGTTAGGGATACTCGATGGAGCTCtcactttaattctatttgCAGTTTGGTAAAAATGTTTACTGCTACCAATATTGTTCTCAATAATATCATTGAAGATGGGACAACTTATGCACAAAGAGGTGAGGCTTATGgtgttagtaaaatattattgtcatttgaatttgttttcacTTTGCACTTGATGAAAGAGATTATGGGAATCACTAATGTTCTTTGCCAAGCACAGCAACAACAATCTCAAGATATTCTTAATGCAATGTATATTGTTTCTACATCAAAGTTACTtcttcaacaattaagagaTGGTGGATGGTACAATTTTCTTGCAAATGTTAAagatttttgtgaaaaacatgaaattgaaGTCCCTAATATGAGTGCACAATATGTTTTTGGAAGAGGTCGATCTCGTCAACGAAGTGTGACAGTTGAGCATCATTATCGAATAAATGTATTTTTGGCAACAATTGACTCTCAAATACAAGAGTTGAATAGTAGATTTAATGAGCAAACAATAGAGCTTTTGACTTTGAGTTGTGCTTTGGATCCTAAGGATAATTTCAAATCATTTAATATTGAAGAAATCAACAAGTTAGCAGAGAAGTTTTAtccccttgactttccttctaatgagctaaatattttgaaatctcAGTTGTAA